A section of the Polynucleobacter sp. AP-Sving-400A-A2 genome encodes:
- a CDS encoding peptidylprolyl isomerase: MTKLTVLPNSFLTLNYRLTLPSGDDYINTFIDRPATVLMGSGQFAPCFEKVLIGLGVGDKKSALLPPEESFGERKEELIQWVSLNALKAGRDDDAEFNPGDVIEFNAPGGAQYAGVLQSINEEGAWFDFNHPLAGRPVTFEAQIVAIL, translated from the coding sequence ATGACTAAGCTTACGGTTTTGCCCAACTCCTTCCTGACCCTCAACTATCGGCTGACTTTGCCTAGTGGGGATGACTACATCAATACTTTTATCGATCGCCCTGCGACGGTGTTGATGGGTTCTGGACAATTTGCGCCTTGTTTTGAAAAGGTATTAATCGGATTGGGTGTGGGTGATAAGAAAAGTGCCTTATTGCCCCCAGAAGAAAGCTTTGGGGAGCGTAAAGAAGAATTAATTCAGTGGGTTTCTTTGAACGCGCTCAAAGCAGGTCGCGATGATGATGCGGAATTCAATCCTGGTGATGTCATTGAATTTAATGCGCCTGGTGGCGCCCAATACGCAGGTGTATTGCAATCGATTAACGAAGAGGGTGCTTGGTTTGATTTCAATCACCCACTTGCTGGAAGGCCTGTTACCTTCGAAGCTCAAATTGTTGCGATTTTGTAG
- a CDS encoding SDR family oxidoreductase — translation MQSFGKSRILIVGCGDIGLRVAKQLARSHRVYALTSQKTRFQELRAVGAIPILGDLDKPDSLWRLSGLAQTVIHLAPPQNTGHRDCRTRNLLRILAQGSNTVGRLIYVSTTGVYGDHAGAKVSEVTPVKPQSERAKRRVDAENCLRLWAPAHGVALTILRVPGIYAADRLPVERIQAGTPALIAAEDAYSNHIQSDDLARLVCAAVYHGKPQRVINACDGGETKMGDYFDEVADAFGLERPPRLPAEQLEKIVSPMLWSFMRESRRVTNVRLSELKTPLRYPSVAEFLKTISKHP, via the coding sequence ATGCAATCTTTTGGTAAATCTCGAATCCTGATCGTTGGCTGCGGTGACATTGGTCTGCGCGTTGCTAAGCAGCTCGCTCGAAGTCATCGCGTGTATGCCTTAACTTCCCAGAAAACCCGTTTTCAGGAGTTGAGGGCGGTTGGCGCGATTCCGATTTTGGGGGATCTGGATAAGCCCGATAGCTTGTGGCGTTTAAGTGGATTAGCGCAAACCGTGATCCACTTAGCACCACCCCAAAATACAGGTCATCGTGATTGCCGAACTCGCAACCTCCTCCGAATTTTAGCCCAAGGCTCCAATACTGTTGGGCGCCTGATTTATGTGAGTACCACGGGTGTTTATGGTGATCACGCGGGTGCCAAGGTAAGTGAAGTAACACCAGTTAAACCCCAAAGCGAGCGAGCCAAGCGACGGGTAGATGCAGAAAACTGCCTACGTCTTTGGGCCCCAGCTCATGGAGTCGCCCTCACTATTCTGCGTGTACCTGGCATCTACGCTGCCGACCGCTTGCCGGTTGAGCGCATCCAGGCGGGAACGCCCGCCTTAATTGCGGCGGAGGATGCCTACTCGAACCATATTCAGAGTGATGACTTGGCAAGATTGGTTTGTGCCGCCGTCTATCACGGCAAGCCACAGCGTGTCATTAACGCCTGTGACGGTGGTGAAACCAAGATGGGTGATTACTTTGATGAAGTAGCTGATGCGTTCGGTTTGGAGCGACCACCCAGATTACCAGCTGAGCAGTTGGAGAAAATCGTATCCCCTATGCTGTGGTCGTTTATGCGGGAGTCACGGCGCGTAACGAATGTGCGACTCTCGGAATTGAAAACCCCGCTACGCTATCCCAGCGTCGCAGAGTTTCTAAAAACTATTTCCAAGCATCCTTAA
- a CDS encoding bifunctional riboflavin kinase/FAD synthetase: MNVFRGPTQFSAGPACALTIGNFDGVHRGHHALLKELKDGAQERGLVSCVMTFEPHPKEFFSPEQAPPRILNLRDKLAAFANIGIDRIVVEHFNSAFARLTPEEFVSEIIVKQLNAKWILIGDDFCYGAKRAGNFASLKAAGEQFGFEVSSIHTVQEDGERISSSALRNALADGDMDQASKLLGRPYGISGHVIHGQKLGRTLGFPTLNLAVANHLHHRKPACSGIFTAQVLGLGEKPLPAVASLGVRPTVEDEGRVLLETHIFDYNANVYGKIITVELLEKIRDEAKYSDLDTLTKAIASDAAHARNYFLKKSYV; the protein is encoded by the coding sequence GTGAACGTATTCCGTGGCCCTACCCAGTTTTCCGCAGGACCGGCTTGTGCCTTAACCATCGGCAATTTCGATGGCGTGCACAGGGGTCATCACGCCCTGCTCAAAGAACTGAAAGATGGCGCGCAAGAACGCGGCTTAGTTAGTTGCGTCATGACTTTCGAACCGCACCCTAAAGAATTCTTTTCTCCAGAACAAGCGCCTCCAAGAATTCTCAATTTGCGTGACAAGCTTGCTGCCTTTGCCAACATTGGTATCGATCGCATAGTAGTGGAGCACTTTAATTCCGCATTCGCCCGCCTGACTCCTGAAGAATTTGTTTCTGAAATTATTGTGAAGCAGCTCAATGCCAAATGGATTTTGATTGGTGATGACTTTTGCTATGGCGCAAAACGCGCTGGCAACTTTGCAAGCCTGAAAGCGGCAGGCGAACAATTTGGTTTTGAAGTTTCTAGTATTCACACCGTACAAGAAGATGGCGAAAGAATTTCTAGCTCAGCATTGCGCAATGCCTTGGCTGATGGGGATATGGATCAAGCTAGTAAATTACTAGGTCGTCCTTACGGTATCTCTGGCCACGTCATTCATGGGCAAAAGCTGGGCCGCACTTTAGGCTTCCCCACACTGAATCTCGCCGTTGCTAATCACTTGCATCACCGTAAACCTGCCTGCTCCGGGATCTTTACTGCACAAGTCCTGGGACTTGGAGAGAAGCCACTGCCTGCGGTAGCCAGTCTAGGCGTGAGGCCGACAGTGGAAGATGAAGGTCGCGTATTGCTTGAGACCCATATCTTTGATTACAACGCCAATGTCTACGGAAAAATTATTACCGTGGAGCTCTTAGAAAAAATCCGTGATGAGGCGAAGTACTCTGATCTCGATACACTTACCAAAGCGATTGCATCTGATGCAGCGCATGCCAGAAATTATTTCCTGAAAAAATCTTATGTCTGA
- the radC gene encoding DNA repair protein RadC produces the protein MHLPITDWPKMEQPREKLRALGAAALSDAELLAIFLRVGVKGKTAVALAEDLLHHFGNLPRLMSCTPEELTQIHGMGISKWSQIQAAYELVKRSLEESLSQESVLSSPGYVREFLQARFGRLPHEVFLCLYLDSRLRLIECQELFRGSLSHTAVYPREILKEALARNASALIVAHNHPSGNPQPSIADRELTKTLAKALQLVDIPLLDHCIVSHGGFFSFSDEGLMKNDLK, from the coding sequence GTGCACCTGCCGATTACGGATTGGCCAAAAATGGAGCAGCCTCGCGAAAAACTGCGTGCTCTTGGTGCGGCAGCCCTTAGTGACGCCGAATTACTGGCGATCTTTCTGCGCGTTGGCGTCAAAGGCAAAACTGCCGTAGCTCTAGCAGAGGACCTGCTCCACCATTTCGGCAATTTGCCGCGCCTCATGTCCTGCACCCCTGAAGAATTAACCCAGATTCATGGCATGGGCATTTCTAAGTGGTCGCAAATCCAGGCGGCCTACGAGCTGGTCAAGCGCAGCCTTGAGGAAAGTCTTTCCCAGGAGTCTGTCCTGAGCTCACCAGGCTACGTCCGAGAGTTCTTGCAGGCCAGATTTGGACGCTTGCCACACGAAGTCTTCCTATGCCTATACCTAGACTCCCGCCTACGACTGATTGAGTGCCAGGAGCTCTTTAGAGGCTCTCTAAGCCACACCGCGGTGTACCCGCGAGAAATCCTCAAGGAAGCTCTTGCTAGGAACGCTAGCGCTCTAATCGTGGCACATAACCACCCCAGCGGAAACCCACAACCCAGCATTGCTGATCGAGAATTGACCAAAACACTAGCTAAAGCCTTGCAGCTGGTAGATATCCCCCTACTTGATCATTGCATCGTAAGTCATGGTGGGTTTTTCTCATTTTCAGATGAGGGTCTTATGAAAAATGACCTTAAATAG
- the purN gene encoding phosphoribosylglycinamide formyltransferase yields the protein MPSIVTLISGRGSNFEAIVKTAQKEQWPVTFAGVIANHSAAKGLDFARSQGIPAFAIEHREHATRESFDAALMAKIDELGADLVVLAGFMRILSPGFIRHFEGRLINIHPALLPAFPGLHTHERALAAGVTEHGASVHFVTEGVDEGPIICQASVPVLPSDDADSLAARVLAAEHQIYPRAVKWYLDGRLRIEGNQVQVKPPESQLIKL from the coding sequence ATGCCATCTATCGTCACCTTAATCTCTGGCCGCGGATCTAATTTCGAGGCTATCGTCAAAACAGCTCAAAAAGAGCAGTGGCCGGTTACTTTTGCCGGGGTTATTGCAAACCACTCTGCCGCCAAAGGCCTTGATTTTGCTCGATCTCAGGGCATTCCGGCCTTTGCCATCGAACATCGGGAGCACGCTACTCGAGAGTCCTTTGATGCCGCTCTCATGGCGAAAATCGATGAATTAGGCGCTGATTTAGTGGTTCTAGCGGGTTTTATGAGGATTCTGAGTCCAGGCTTTATTCGCCATTTCGAAGGTCGCCTGATCAATATTCACCCCGCCTTGCTACCAGCCTTCCCAGGATTGCATACCCATGAGCGCGCTTTGGCTGCTGGAGTAACTGAACATGGCGCTAGCGTGCATTTTGTTACCGAGGGTGTGGATGAGGGCCCCATCATCTGCCAAGCCTCAGTTCCAGTGCTTCCCAGTGATGATGCGGATAGCTTGGCAGCGCGAGTTTTGGCTGCTGAGCATCAGATTTACCCGCGGGCCGTAAAATGGTACCTAGATGGACGATTGCGAATAGAAGGTAATCAAGTTCAGGTTAAACCACCGGAGTCGCAATTAATAAAATTATGA
- the rpmG gene encoding 50S ribosomal protein L33 codes for MAKGGREKIKLESSAGTGHFYTTSKNKRTKPEKMEIMKFDPTIRKHVAYKETKLK; via the coding sequence ATGGCTAAAGGCGGCAGAGAAAAAATTAAATTAGAGTCATCAGCTGGTACTGGTCACTTCTATACAACATCAAAAAACAAGCGTACTAAGCCTGAAAAAATGGAGATCATGAAGTTTGATCCAACTATTCGCAAGCACGTTGCTTACAAAGAAACCAAGCTCAAGTAA
- a CDS encoding acyl-CoA desaturase: MNTASSFDLFLNWLSNGYLNWAWWQILVFTLVATHITIAAVTIFLHRCQAHRALELHPFMSHFFRFWLWLTTGMVTKEWAAIHRKHHAKCETADDPHSPQVLGINTVLSRGAELYKNESRNQETLDKFGHGTPDDWLERNIYAKYSWQGVALMLIIDVLLFGAIGLTVWAVQMLWIPITAAGVINGIGHFWGYRNYDCEDASRNIIPWGILIGGEELHNNHHTFATSAKLSSKWYEFDIGWMYIQIMSAVGLAKVKKTSPKPVLSDLRPADQNTLEAIIANRYEIMARYSKTLSTFFNNEVQHMQVLAAHLKDARAWLGKDESRLTVEEKIKLEELMATNAQLRKMIEMRRDLHAIWGRSNATGDQLLTQLHVWCQHAEESGLSSLRDFSLRLRRYA, from the coding sequence TTGAACACAGCTTCTAGTTTTGATTTATTCCTGAATTGGCTTTCCAATGGTTATTTAAATTGGGCTTGGTGGCAAATCCTTGTTTTTACCCTGGTTGCCACCCACATCACCATTGCTGCGGTGACTATTTTCCTGCATCGTTGCCAGGCGCACCGAGCTTTGGAACTGCATCCATTCATGTCCCACTTCTTCCGGTTTTGGCTATGGCTAACCACTGGTATGGTGACCAAAGAGTGGGCAGCGATTCATCGCAAGCATCACGCTAAGTGTGAGACTGCAGATGATCCACATAGCCCACAAGTTTTGGGTATCAATACCGTGCTTTCTCGTGGTGCTGAGTTATATAAAAATGAGTCACGCAATCAAGAGACCTTAGATAAGTTTGGTCACGGTACTCCGGATGATTGGCTTGAGCGCAATATCTATGCAAAGTATTCATGGCAAGGCGTAGCTTTGATGTTGATCATCGACGTACTCTTATTCGGCGCAATTGGCTTGACTGTGTGGGCAGTGCAGATGCTGTGGATTCCGATTACTGCCGCTGGAGTTATTAATGGCATTGGCCACTTCTGGGGTTACCGTAATTATGATTGCGAAGATGCTTCAAGAAATATCATTCCTTGGGGTATTTTGATTGGTGGAGAAGAGTTGCATAACAACCACCATACCTTCGCTACAAGCGCTAAGCTTTCTAGTAAATGGTATGAGTTTGATATTGGTTGGATGTATATTCAAATCATGAGTGCTGTTGGTTTGGCGAAAGTAAAAAAGACTTCTCCTAAGCCCGTGCTGAGCGACTTACGCCCTGCAGATCAAAACACACTCGAAGCCATCATTGCCAACCGTTATGAAATCATGGCACGCTACAGTAAGACCTTGAGTACTTTCTTTAATAATGAAGTTCAGCACATGCAGGTATTGGCGGCTCACTTAAAAGATGCCCGTGCTTGGCTGGGTAAAGATGAATCTCGTTTGACTGTAGAAGAAAAAATTAAACTTGAAGAGCTGATGGCAACTAATGCGCAGTTACGAAAGATGATTGAGATGCGTCGTGACTTGCATGCTATCTGGGGTCGATCTAACGCCACTGGCGATCAACTACTGACTCAGTTGCATGTATGGTGTCAGCACGCTGAAGAGAGTGGTTTATCGAGTCTGCGTGACTTCTCTTTGAGGTTGCGTCGCTACGCTTAA
- a CDS encoding acetylornithine transaminase → MNKPAQSVDAHSVMFITPRPEVTMVEGKGSWLTDNNGKRYLDFLQGWAVNCLGHSNPGMIEALNVQAKKLINPSPAFYNEPMIRLSNLLTENSCFNKVFFANSGAEANEGAIKLARKWGQLNKSGAFEIITFDHSFHGRTLATMSASGKPGWDTMFAPQVPGFPKADLNDLDSVKKLVTDKTVAVMLEPVQGEGGVIPTTKEFMQSLRKFTKENNILLIVDEVQAGCGRTGTLFAYQHYGIEPDIMTLGKGIGGGVPLAALMATDAVACFVPGDQGGTYNGNPLMVAVGISVIEQLLAPGFLESVRAKGELLSKELLAISAEFNLDGERGEGLLRALMLSSDIGAKLVELARDRTPEGLLINSPRPNLLRFMPALNVSDDEIRQMCKILRELLKQVS, encoded by the coding sequence ATGAATAAGCCAGCCCAATCCGTAGATGCCCACTCAGTGATGTTTATTACCCCACGACCAGAGGTGACGATGGTTGAGGGTAAGGGCTCATGGCTGACTGATAACAATGGCAAGCGTTATTTGGATTTCTTGCAAGGCTGGGCAGTGAACTGTCTCGGTCATAGCAACCCCGGCATGATTGAAGCGCTCAACGTGCAAGCAAAAAAACTCATCAATCCAAGTCCAGCGTTTTATAACGAGCCAATGATTCGCTTATCGAATCTTCTGACTGAGAATAGCTGTTTTAACAAAGTATTCTTTGCAAATAGCGGAGCTGAAGCCAATGAGGGCGCGATTAAGTTGGCACGCAAATGGGGGCAGCTGAATAAATCAGGCGCCTTTGAAATCATTACTTTTGATCACAGTTTTCATGGTCGTACATTAGCGACAATGAGCGCATCCGGTAAACCGGGCTGGGACACGATGTTTGCCCCACAAGTTCCTGGATTTCCAAAAGCAGATTTAAATGATTTGGATTCCGTCAAAAAACTGGTAACCGATAAAACAGTCGCGGTCATGCTTGAGCCGGTACAAGGTGAAGGTGGCGTGATCCCCACCACTAAAGAGTTTATGCAAAGCCTGCGTAAATTCACCAAAGAAAATAATATTCTGTTGATCGTCGATGAAGTACAAGCCGGCTGCGGTCGTACTGGCACTCTCTTTGCTTATCAGCACTATGGCATCGAACCAGACATCATGACCTTGGGCAAGGGTATTGGTGGTGGCGTGCCATTAGCTGCATTGATGGCAACCGATGCAGTTGCTTGTTTTGTACCTGGTGATCAGGGTGGCACCTATAACGGCAATCCACTGATGGTCGCAGTAGGTATCAGCGTGATCGAGCAATTATTGGCACCAGGCTTCCTAGAGTCTGTTCGCGCCAAGGGTGAGTTGCTTAGCAAGGAACTCCTTGCCATCTCCGCAGAATTTAATCTGGATGGTGAGCGCGGTGAAGGACTATTACGCGCCCTGATGTTGAGTAGTGATATTGGCGCCAAACTGGTTGAACTAGCTCGCGATAGAACTCCAGAAGGGCTATTAATTAACTCGCCAAGACCCAATCTGTTGCGCTTTATGCCAGCACTCAATGTTTCTGATGATGAAATCCGTCAGATGTGCAAGATCTTGAGAGAGTTGCTCAAGCAAGTTAGCTAA
- a CDS encoding RsmB/NOP family class I SAM-dependent RNA methyltransferase, with protein sequence MSKERSSRAASAGSKSGSRSESRLGPQKSYAAKSKDPLRRPERRNASGNIIAPEGQKNFSNAKALPQHAIHLERLLPELLNFEQPADRVVSRYFRSEPQLGNRDRALIAESAFAILRRKNEFSQFASSGEGSQARRLALLGLLSALSEGGLGSANRAESAIADLAHVLKTGEYEWLQRFATVDPSALNPLVQNNLPEWLWDAFGKYPGEESREALAKSLMHPALLDLRANTMKTTREQLLAEMNALGGRYQAIPTPYAPDGVRIMGKPALQNTVSFKTGMFEVQDEGSQLLAYLLAPKRGEMVVDFCAGAGGKTLAIGAIMRSTGRLYALDTSERRLANLKPRQARSGLSNVHPVWIDSENDSKIKRLAGKIDRVLVDAPCSGMGTLRRNPDLKWRQTPEGVLELNQKQMNILASASRLLKPGGRLVYATCSLLPQENQQIAEDFLAKHPNFEVVPAAEVLKPLFPKDKIPLGCSPDNPWWQLWPHIHGTDGFFGAVFQRKAAVSALTVDKGDEKSVKVKSKKADKELK encoded by the coding sequence ATGAGTAAAGAACGTTCATCCCGTGCAGCTAGCGCTGGCAGTAAATCTGGATCAAGATCCGAGTCACGCTTAGGCCCACAAAAAAGTTATGCCGCTAAATCAAAAGATCCCTTGCGTCGCCCAGAGCGTCGCAATGCGAGTGGCAACATCATTGCACCAGAAGGCCAAAAAAACTTTTCTAATGCGAAGGCTTTGCCTCAGCATGCAATTCATTTAGAGCGTCTGCTTCCAGAGTTGCTGAATTTCGAACAACCAGCTGACCGTGTAGTGAGTCGCTATTTTCGCTCTGAGCCTCAGCTGGGTAACCGTGATCGCGCCTTGATTGCAGAAAGTGCTTTTGCGATCCTGCGTCGCAAAAATGAGTTCTCGCAATTTGCTTCCAGCGGCGAGGGTTCGCAGGCTAGACGCTTAGCCCTATTGGGTTTGCTGTCCGCTTTGTCTGAAGGTGGCTTAGGTTCTGCTAACCGTGCTGAGAGTGCTATTGCCGACTTAGCTCACGTATTGAAGACAGGCGAGTACGAATGGTTGCAACGTTTTGCCACGGTCGATCCATCAGCACTCAATCCCTTAGTTCAGAATAATTTGCCTGAATGGCTTTGGGATGCGTTTGGAAAATATCCCGGTGAAGAATCACGTGAAGCATTAGCTAAGTCACTCATGCATCCAGCCCTTTTGGATTTGCGTGCCAACACCATGAAAACGACTCGCGAGCAATTGCTGGCCGAGATGAATGCTTTAGGTGGTCGATATCAAGCTATCCCAACTCCGTATGCGCCGGATGGTGTTCGCATTATGGGTAAGCCCGCCTTACAAAATACTGTCAGCTTTAAGACGGGCATGTTTGAGGTTCAAGATGAAGGTAGTCAGTTATTGGCTTACTTACTTGCGCCTAAGCGTGGCGAGATGGTGGTGGACTTTTGTGCTGGCGCCGGCGGTAAGACTTTAGCCATTGGAGCGATCATGCGCTCTACTGGCCGTTTATATGCCTTGGATACATCAGAGCGTCGGTTAGCTAATTTAAAGCCTAGACAAGCCCGCAGCGGCCTCTCTAATGTTCATCCCGTGTGGATTGATAGTGAGAATGACTCCAAGATCAAGCGCTTGGCTGGGAAGATTGATCGCGTCCTAGTGGATGCTCCTTGTAGTGGCATGGGTACTTTGCGACGTAACCCGGATCTCAAATGGCGCCAGACTCCAGAAGGCGTTCTGGAGCTCAATCAAAAGCAGATGAATATTTTGGCCTCTGCAAGCCGCTTACTTAAGCCAGGTGGCCGCTTGGTTTACGCAACTTGCAGCCTGTTGCCACAAGAAAACCAGCAAATTGCAGAGGATTTCTTGGCAAAGCATCCTAATTTTGAGGTTGTTCCAGCAGCTGAAGTTCTTAAGCCATTGTTTCCAAAGGATAAAATTCCTTTAGGATGCAGTCCTGATAACCCTTGGTGGCAGTTATGGCCCCATATTCATGGGACTGATGGTTTCTTTGGGGCTGTTTTTCAGAGAAAAGCAGCCGTTTCTGCGCTAACTGTCGATAAAGGTGATGAAAAGTCGGTAAAAGTCAAAAGCAAGAAAGCGGATAAAGAACTAAAATAA
- the rpmB gene encoding 50S ribosomal protein L28, which yields MAKVCQVTGKKPMVGNNVSHANNKTKRRFLPNLQNRRFWVESENRWISLRLTNAGLRVIDKNGIDAVLSDLRARGEI from the coding sequence ATGGCAAAAGTTTGCCAAGTCACTGGGAAGAAGCCGATGGTTGGCAACAATGTATCCCATGCAAACAATAAAACGAAACGTCGCTTTTTGCCGAATTTGCAAAATCGTCGCTTCTGGGTTGAATCTGAAAACCGTTGGATTAGCTTGCGCTTAACCAATGCTGGTTTGCGCGTTATCGACAAGAACGGTATTGATGCCGTGTTGTCCGATCTCCGTGCACGTGGCGAAATTTAA
- a CDS encoding CDP-6-deoxy-delta-3,4-glucoseen reductase: MSYLVTLKASGKQFTVQKDETLLEAALQQGITLPYGCKNGACGSCKGKILEGQVEHGQHSAAALSPTDEATGGTLFCCAHPKSDLLIEAREVQGAGDIAIRKVPCRVNTIVKPSEDVAILQLQLPAAERFQFLAGQYLEFLLKDGQRRAYSIANAPDQEGPLELHIRHLPGGLFTDPVFGAKDPALKEKDILRFEGPLGSFFLREDSKKPIIFVAAGTGFAPIKSIIEQMRLKKIQRPIHLYWGGRRPSDLYLNELCEAWAKDIPDFKYIPVISDALPEDQWTGRTGFVHQAVMADHLNMSPYQVYACGAPVVVNAARQDFASQCSLPEEEFFADSFTSAADLATN; encoded by the coding sequence GTGTCTTATCTAGTCACGCTCAAGGCGAGCGGCAAACAATTTACTGTGCAGAAGGATGAGACCCTCCTGGAGGCAGCCTTACAGCAGGGCATCACCCTGCCCTATGGTTGTAAAAATGGTGCCTGTGGATCCTGTAAAGGCAAGATTCTGGAAGGTCAGGTAGAGCATGGTCAGCATAGCGCCGCAGCCTTAAGCCCGACTGATGAAGCCACCGGTGGCACCTTGTTTTGCTGCGCCCACCCTAAATCAGACCTTCTCATTGAAGCTCGTGAAGTTCAGGGTGCTGGTGATATCGCCATTCGAAAAGTACCTTGTCGCGTCAACACCATCGTAAAACCGAGTGAAGATGTGGCTATTCTTCAATTGCAATTACCAGCTGCCGAGCGCTTTCAATTTTTAGCTGGCCAGTATTTAGAGTTTCTACTCAAAGATGGTCAGCGCCGTGCTTATTCCATTGCCAATGCCCCTGATCAAGAGGGTCCACTCGAGCTACATATTCGACACTTGCCGGGCGGGCTCTTTACCGATCCAGTCTTTGGTGCAAAAGACCCCGCTTTAAAAGAGAAAGATATTCTGCGTTTTGAAGGTCCATTGGGCAGCTTCTTTTTAAGAGAAGATTCTAAGAAACCCATCATCTTTGTTGCGGCGGGTACTGGCTTTGCACCGATTAAATCCATCATCGAGCAAATGCGGCTCAAAAAGATCCAGCGCCCGATTCATCTGTATTGGGGCGGACGGCGCCCTAGCGACCTCTACCTTAATGAGCTCTGTGAGGCATGGGCAAAAGATATTCCTGACTTCAAGTACATCCCGGTCATATCAGATGCACTACCGGAGGACCAATGGACTGGGCGCACAGGCTTTGTGCACCAAGCCGTGATGGCCGACCATCTCAATATGAGCCCTTACCAGGTCTATGCCTGCGGCGCCCCTGTAGTGGTCAATGCGGCCCGCCAGGACTTTGCATCCCAGTGCAGCTTGCCCGAAGAGGAATTCTTTGCAGACTCCTTTACCAGTGCAGCTGACCTCGCGACAAACTAG
- the ispH gene encoding 4-hydroxy-3-methylbut-2-enyl diphosphate reductase: protein MNKQTITQTGADSAGEILMAQPRGFCAGVDRAINIVNEALTRFGAPIYVRHEIVHNAYVVNELREKGAVFVEELHEVPKGGIVVFSAHGVSQEVRQDAETRGLQVYDATCPLVTKVHVEVIKMCKDGFTVLMIGHAGHPEVEGTMGQVKEGVHLIEKVADIAKLPFTENEKIAFVTQTTLSVDETKEIVDALIQKFPHIVQPRKQDICYATQNRQDAVKFMAPQVEVVIVVGSKASSNSNRLRELAEKLGVPAYMVDAPEQLQAEWFIGKRRVGLTAGASAPESLALSIVAKIQEFGPRSIRNLEGVVEDVIFSLPKNLVG, encoded by the coding sequence ATGAATAAGCAAACTATTACTCAAACAGGCGCAGACAGCGCTGGTGAAATTTTGATGGCACAGCCCCGTGGCTTTTGTGCGGGTGTTGATCGTGCAATCAATATTGTGAATGAAGCGCTTACACGCTTTGGTGCTCCAATTTATGTACGTCATGAGATTGTTCACAATGCTTATGTCGTGAACGAACTGCGTGAAAAAGGCGCTGTGTTTGTTGAAGAGCTGCATGAAGTTCCTAAAGGCGGCATTGTGGTGTTTAGTGCCCATGGTGTCTCTCAAGAAGTTCGTCAAGATGCTGAGACGCGTGGCTTGCAGGTATATGACGCAACTTGCCCCTTGGTTACAAAGGTGCATGTTGAGGTCATCAAGATGTGTAAGGATGGTTTTACAGTGTTGATGATTGGCCATGCGGGGCACCCGGAGGTCGAAGGTACGATGGGGCAGGTTAAGGAAGGTGTTCATTTGATTGAGAAAGTGGCAGATATTGCTAAGCTGCCTTTTACTGAGAATGAAAAAATTGCTTTTGTCACGCAAACGACACTCTCCGTCGATGAGACGAAAGAAATCGTCGATGCCTTAATTCAAAAATTCCCGCATATCGTGCAACCCCGCAAGCAAGATATTTGTTATGCCACTCAAAATCGCCAAGATGCTGTGAAATTTATGGCTCCTCAAGTTGAGGTAGTTATTGTGGTCGGAAGCAAGGCCAGCTCGAACTCGAATCGCCTGCGTGAATTGGCTGAAAAACTGGGTGTACCAGCCTACATGGTCGATGCACCAGAGCAGCTTCAGGCTGAATGGTTTATTGGTAAGAGGCGCGTAGGACTCACTGCAGGCGCATCAGCCCCTGAAAGCCTGGCCCTCTCGATTGTGGCAAAGATACAAGAATTTGGGCCGCGCAGCATTCGTAATCTAGAAGGCGTAGTGGAGGATGTCATATTCTCACTGCCAAAGAATTTAGTGGGCTAG